A stretch of DNA from Nitrospinota bacterium:
ATTTACTTTATTGCCATTAATTGTAAAATGATTGTGTCTAACCAGCTGTCGAGCCTGACTTCTGGAATTTGCAAATCCCATAAGATAAGTTAAATTATCTAACCTACACTCTAACATTCTTAAAAGAATTTCACCCGTAATCCCTTTTTTCTTATCTGCCTTTTTAAAATAATTTCTAAATTGTTTTTCTAAAACCCCATAATAACGCTTTGCTTTTTGTTTCTCTCTAAGCTGAAGGGCATAGTCAGATAATTTCCCCCTTCTTTGTCCATGCTGTCCTGGTGCATAATGTTTCTTTTCAATTGCACATTTTTCACCTAAGCATTTCTCTCCTTTTAAAAACAACTTCATTCCTTCTCTTCTGCATAATCTACAAACAGAATCTCTATATCTTGCCAATTTTATACCCCCAAAAATAATAATTTTTTCTTTTTATAATATAGTTATACCCTTCTCCTTTTCGGCGGTCTGCAGCCATTATGAGGAATAGGCGTAACATCTTTAATCAAATCTATCTCTAAACCAACTGCTTGCAAGGAACGGATAGCGGCTTCTCTGCCAGCTCCTGGTCCTTTTATATAAACCTCTATTCTCTTAACTCCTTGATCCATAGCCTTTTTTGCAGCTCCTTCAGCAGCTACTTGAGCAGCAAAAGGGGTGCTTTTTCTCGATCCTTTAAAACCTTGATTCCCTGCACTTGACCAGGCAATAACATTCCCTAATGTATCGGTAATCGTTATAATCGTATTATTAAAGGTTGCTTGAATGTAAGCTATTCCATTTCCTATAGATTTCTTTTCCTTTTTCTTTCTCTTAGAAGTTGACTTCTTTTTTGGTTCCGCCATAATTCCCCCTTAAGACTTTCTTTTTGAACCTACAGTTCTTCTAGGACCCTTCCTGGTTCTCGAATTCGTTTTAGTTCTCTGCCCTCTCACTGGCAATCCCCTTCTGTGCCTTAAGCCTCGATATGATCCAATATCCATTAATCTCTTAATATCCATAGAGATATCTTTTCTCAGATCCCCCTCAAACTTATATTTCATCTGAATTATGTCTCTTAACTTGCTCACATCGGCATCAGCTAAATCTTTTGCTTTGGTATCAGGATTAATATTTGCCTCTTTTAGTATCTTATTTGAAGAAGTTCTTCCTATTCCATATATATAGGTTAAGGCTATTTCAATTCTTTTATCTTTTGGTATATCTACTCCTGCAATCCTTGGCAAATTTCTTCCTCCTATTTATTATTTAATTTATCCCTGTCTTTGCTTGTGCTTAGGATTACTACAGATAACCCTCACGACTCCCTTTCTCCGGACTATTTTACACTGTTTGCAAATGGCTTTTACTGAAGACCTTACCTTCATCAATCTACTCCTTTATGAAACTAAACAAATTTAGTTATTTATATCTATATATGATTCTCCCTCGACTCAAATCATAAGGGGATAACTCTACCTTTACTCTATCACCAGCTAATATCTTGATATAATGCATTCTCATTTTTCCAGAAATATGGGCTAACACCTTATGACCATTTTCTAACTCAACTCTAAACATAGCATTTGGAAGAGGTTCTGTGACAGTTCCTTCAACCTCTATAGCCTCTTCTTTAACCATAATAACCCCTTTTAAACCCGAGTTAAAATCTCAGAGCCATTCTTCGTTATTGCTATTGTATGCTCAAAATGTGCAGATAGTTTTCTATCGGATGTAACAACTGTCCAATTGTCCTCTAATACATCTACAGAACTCCCACCCATATTAACCATTGGTTCTATAGCCAAAACCATTCCTTCTTTTAATTTAGGGCCATGACCTGGAGGACCAAAATTAGGAATCTGTGGTGCCTCGTGTAATTTGGCTCCAATACCATGACCAACAAACGCTTTTACTACTGAAAAAGAGTTATTCTCAGCAACTGTCTGGATTGTATGGGAAATATCTGATAGATAATTTCCCTCTTTTGCCTTTTCAATTCCAAGATATAGCGCCTTCTCAGTTATTTCGAGGAGCTTTTTTGCTTGTTGAGATATCTTTTCAACTCCTATTGTTACAGCTGCGTCACCATAATATCCGTCATAAAAAACACCCAAATCTATACTGATGATATCTCCTTCTTTAAGCTCTCTCTTTGAAGGAATTCCATGGACAACCTCTTCATTAATTGAGGTACAAATTGTGTTAGGAAATCCTCTGTAACCTTTAAAAGCAGGCTCTGCTCCTTTTCCCTGAACATAATCTTCTGCCATTTTGTCAAGTTCTATGGTTTTTACCCCTGCTTTAATTTCTCTTATAAGATACTGGAGAGTTTCAGCAACTATCTTACTGCTTCGCCTCATCTTTTCTATCTCCCCAGACGACTTATAGATAATCATCTATTGCATTCCTGACAAAGAATTAG
This window harbors:
- the infA gene encoding translation initiation factor IF-1; translation: MVKEEAIEVEGTVTEPLPNAMFRVELENGHKVLAHISGKMRMHYIKILAGDRVKVELSPYDLSRGRIIYRYK
- the rpmJ gene encoding 50S ribosomal protein L36; this encodes MKVRSSVKAICKQCKIVRRKGVVRVICSNPKHKQRQG
- the rpsM gene encoding 30S ribosomal protein S13, whose translation is MPRIAGVDIPKDKRIEIALTYIYGIGRTSSNKILKEANINPDTKAKDLADADVSKLRDIIQMKYKFEGDLRKDISMDIKRLMDIGSYRGLRHRRGLPVRGQRTKTNSRTRKGPRRTVGSKRKS
- the rpsD gene encoding 30S ribosomal protein S4, translating into MARYRDSVCRLCRREGMKLFLKGEKCLGEKCAIEKKHYAPGQHGQRRGKLSDYALQLREKQKAKRYYGVLEKQFRNYFKKADKKKGITGEILLRMLECRLDNLTYLMGFANSRSQARQLVRHNHFTINGNKVNIPSYQVKIGDVIEVGEKSRNIEPIKNALERAEQRGLPQWIEVDKKQMKGTIVGLPTREDTTIPIQEQLIVELYSK
- the map gene encoding type I methionyl aminopeptidase, giving the protein MIIYKSSGEIEKMRRSSKIVAETLQYLIREIKAGVKTIELDKMAEDYVQGKGAEPAFKGYRGFPNTICTSINEEVVHGIPSKRELKEGDIISIDLGVFYDGYYGDAAVTIGVEKISQQAKKLLEITEKALYLGIEKAKEGNYLSDISHTIQTVAENNSFSVVKAFVGHGIGAKLHEAPQIPNFGPPGHGPKLKEGMVLAIEPMVNMGGSSVDVLEDNWTVVTSDRKLSAHFEHTIAITKNGSEILTRV
- the rpsK gene encoding 30S ribosomal protein S11, whose translation is MAEPKKKSTSKRKKKEKKSIGNGIAYIQATFNNTIITITDTLGNVIAWSSAGNQGFKGSRKSTPFAAQVAAEGAAKKAMDQGVKRIEVYIKGPGAGREAAIRSLQAVGLEIDLIKDVTPIPHNGCRPPKRRRV